From a single Deltaproteobacteria bacterium genomic region:
- a CDS encoding response regulator, which translates to MMGLLIVDDEEGVRRSLRKALEHDGYAVHTARNGRDAIELVKRCMEGIETVICDFKMPGIDGLETLVEIGRLNPEITRIMLTGYATMESAIESVNAGIDGFITKPFLNAELRVKVRECTLKRRLKQFVSEEVFREMQKEGMRILPRLRKATILFCDIRGFTELSERLTGDELSELVNVKYFSPMDRIICEHDGTLDKHIGDGIMGVFGVPVAQDDAALRAVRCAGAMMREIAGRNSAGLSIGIGISTGEVLAGIFGSPRKKEYTVFGPPVNVAARLESRAGKDQILICEETMRETQGIAPVHRVDPLVMKGTLRKVGVYALLNSLP; encoded by the coding sequence ATGATGGGACTTCTGATTGTCGATGATGAAGAGGGGGTCAGGCGGTCATTGCGGAAAGCACTTGAGCATGACGGCTACGCGGTGCACACAGCCCGGAACGGGCGGGACGCGATCGAACTGGTGAAACGCTGCATGGAGGGTATCGAAACGGTCATATGTGATTTCAAAATGCCGGGTATCGACGGCCTTGAAACGCTGGTCGAGATCGGGCGGTTGAACCCCGAGATAACGCGCATCATGCTCACCGGGTACGCCACGATGGAAAGCGCGATCGAATCGGTGAATGCCGGGATTGACGGGTTTATCACGAAGCCCTTTTTAAATGCCGAGCTCCGTGTAAAAGTCCGTGAATGCACCCTGAAAAGACGCCTGAAGCAGTTCGTGTCCGAGGAGGTCTTCCGGGAGATGCAGAAAGAGGGAATGCGGATCCTTCCGAGGCTGCGCAAGGCCACGATACTCTTCTGCGATATCAGGGGTTTCACGGAACTGTCGGAACGGCTGACGGGCGACGAACTGTCGGAACTGGTGAACGTCAAATATTTTTCGCCCATGGACCGGATTATCTGCGAGCATGACGGTACGCTGGACAAGCATATCGGTGACGGGATCATGGGTGTCTTCGGGGTGCCCGTCGCGCAGGATGACGCCGCGCTGCGGGCCGTCCGGTGTGCGGGAGCGATGATGCGGGAAATAGCCGGGAGAAACAGCGCCGGCCTGTCCATCGGGATCGGCATCAGCACGGGTGAGGTCCTGGCGGGCATTTTTGGCTCCCCGCGTAAAAAGGAATATACCGTGTTCGGACCGCCCGTGAACGTGGCGGCCCGGCTTGAAAGCCGTGCCGGGAAGGATCAGATCCTGATCTGCGAGGAGACCATGAGGGAGACACAGGGGATCGCCCCTGTTCATAGAGTGGATCCCTTGGTGATGAAAGGCACTCTCCGTAAGGTCGGCGTATACGCCCTTCTCAATTCTTTGCCGTAA
- a CDS encoding GAF domain-containing protein, which produces MCSNGFREPGVAFLPPVLGASILLALACISLLKGRKNAVTCLFALLCLLGTLINLDIAQVSILADKGLALKLDRAAYLLFLFSVPLYLRFVHAFLGIRNRRKLELAGFAFSVLLVPFTQGGNFIRGFNEYSFGVIADAGPLYLLFIGGGAITVLYCVFILLRTMEETPDSLFRNRIRYILVGMGGMSFMILMNSLPIAGYNIYPMGNFSFIPGIILAVGIFKYDLLDMGAVIRKGSVYIILTGSLTVLYICALYAFNRFSLGFAGGDPLVVPLIVSVAVVLIFNPLRAVVQRFVDTLFFPGRYDYRATLREISRVMTSLLRMEEIAAYLMRSIRSSMGIGKVFLLFSDRGAAMVVSYPSGYCRTDATGPTSWRRVSEYFRREPAALTTAGLERKKATPEEHQSLADLFTKTGATLLVPVLSGDVPIGVIGLSQKESGEMYVPEDIELLTTIANQTAIALENARRYEEIEAMNTHLEEKVKERTRELMNALAEKERTQQQLIRSESLAAIGQLVAGAAHELNNPLASASSLVETTAEMLDELSSSDDRFTEARDDLDFSLKELSRAGEIVKSLLGVSRQTDTYEEPVHMNRVVDDALRVLGNRCRKEDVAVVRELDETIPCIMGNFSNLGRVFINIIGNAIDALPRPGGTILLRTAYDGSRKEIRIECRDTGRGIPQDIMQEMFKPFFTTKEPGAGTGLGLYLSHEIVKRHGGDIQVLSETGKGAVVTVTLPVERRTYDGTSDCR; this is translated from the coding sequence GTGTGTTCAAACGGTTTCAGAGAGCCGGGTGTCGCTTTTCTGCCGCCCGTGCTGGGAGCGAGTATCCTCCTGGCCCTTGCCTGTATTTCTCTGTTGAAGGGCCGGAAGAATGCCGTGACCTGTCTGTTCGCCCTTCTGTGCCTTCTCGGCACGCTCATTAATCTTGACATCGCCCAGGTATCGATCCTGGCGGACAAGGGTCTCGCCCTGAAACTTGACCGTGCCGCCTATCTGTTGTTCCTGTTCAGCGTTCCCCTCTATCTTCGATTCGTCCATGCCTTCCTTGGCATTCGGAACCGGCGGAAACTGGAGCTGGCCGGGTTCGCCTTCAGCGTGCTCCTGGTTCCCTTTACCCAGGGAGGCAACTTTATCAGGGGATTCAATGAATACTCCTTCGGGGTCATCGCTGATGCCGGCCCCCTCTATCTCCTGTTCATCGGCGGCGGTGCCATCACCGTTCTCTATTGCGTTTTTATTTTGCTCAGGACAATGGAGGAAACCCCTGACAGCCTGTTCAGGAACAGGATCAGATACATTCTCGTCGGCATGGGTGGGATGTCTTTCATGATCCTGATGAACTCACTGCCGATCGCCGGATACAATATCTATCCCATGGGCAATTTCAGTTTCATCCCGGGGATCATTCTTGCCGTGGGCATCTTCAAATATGATCTGCTCGACATGGGTGCCGTCATACGGAAGGGCTCGGTCTATATCATTCTCACGGGATCGCTGACAGTTCTGTATATCTGCGCTCTTTACGCCTTCAACCGGTTCTCCCTGGGGTTTGCCGGCGGTGACCCTCTGGTGGTGCCTCTCATCGTGTCTGTGGCGGTCGTTCTGATCTTCAATCCCTTGCGGGCGGTCGTTCAGCGCTTCGTTGACACACTCTTCTTCCCGGGCCGGTACGATTACCGCGCGACACTCAGGGAGATCAGCCGCGTCATGACATCTCTCCTGCGAATGGAAGAGATCGCCGCCTATCTGATGCGTTCCATCAGATCCTCCATGGGTATCGGAAAGGTGTTCCTTTTGTTCTCCGACCGCGGCGCGGCGATGGTTGTGTCATATCCCTCGGGATATTGCCGGACAGATGCAACCGGACCGACCTCCTGGAGACGGGTGTCGGAATATTTCAGAAGGGAACCGGCGGCGCTCACAACGGCAGGTCTTGAACGGAAGAAAGCGACGCCCGAAGAGCACCAATCCTTGGCGGACCTTTTCACAAAAACCGGGGCAACGCTTCTCGTGCCCGTTCTGTCAGGCGACGTTCCCATCGGCGTCATCGGCCTCTCACAGAAAGAGTCCGGTGAAATGTATGTTCCGGAAGACATAGAATTGTTGACCACCATCGCGAACCAGACGGCGATCGCCCTTGAGAACGCCCGGCGCTATGAAGAGATAGAGGCAATGAATACGCACCTCGAAGAGAAGGTCAAAGAGCGAACGCGGGAACTGATGAACGCCCTTGCTGAAAAAGAGCGCACCCAGCAGCAGCTGATCCGTTCCGAAAGCCTTGCTGCCATCGGACAGCTCGTGGCGGGAGCGGCTCACGAGTTGAACAATCCCCTGGCGAGCGCGTCAAGCCTTGTTGAAACGACCGCAGAAATGCTCGATGAATTGAGTTCTTCCGATGATCGTTTTACCGAAGCCCGTGATGATCTCGACTTTTCTCTGAAGGAACTGAGCCGTGCGGGGGAGATCGTCAAAAGCCTTCTGGGCGTGTCGCGGCAGACGGACACCTATGAAGAACCCGTTCATATGAACCGGGTCGTGGACGATGCTCTTCGGGTCCTGGGCAACCGCTGCAGGAAGGAAGACGTTGCCGTGGTCAGGGAACTGGACGAAACCATACCCTGTATCATGGGTAATTTTTCCAATCTCGGCCGGGTCTTCATCAACATCATTGGAAATGCCATTGATGCCCTGCCGCGACCGGGCGGAACGATCCTGTTGCGCACAGCATATGACGGAAGCCGAAAAGAGATCCGGATCGAATGTCGTGACACGGGCCGGGGAATACCGCAGGACATCATGCAGGAAATGTTCAAACCGTTCTTTACGACCAAGGAACCCGGCGCCGGTACCGGCCTTGGCCTCTACCTGTCCCATGAGATCGTAAAACGTCACGGCGGGGACATCCAGGTGCTGAGCGAAACAGGGAAGGGCGCTGTTGTCACGGTCACGCTTCCCGTGGAGAGGAGGACATATGATGGGACTTCTGATTGTCGATGA
- a CDS encoding arginine decarboxylase, pyruvoyl-dependent, translating to MFFTKGVGFHKEELHSFELALRDAGIEKCNLVMVSSIFPPGCKLISRERGLKLLEPGNITYCVMSRNCSNEPRRLIAATVGCAIPADKSAYGYISEHHAFGQTEKEAGDYAEDLAAAMLASTLGIDFDVDASWDEKEEIFKISGKIVKTRNMTQSAIAKNGGYTSVVAAAVFLF from the coding sequence ATGTTTTTCACGAAGGGCGTCGGCTTTCACAAGGAAGAACTCCATTCCTTCGAACTTGCCCTCAGAGACGCCGGAATAGAAAAATGCAATCTCGTCATGGTATCCAGCATTTTCCCGCCGGGATGCAAGCTCATATCGCGGGAGCGGGGTCTGAAGCTGCTGGAACCGGGAAATATAACCTATTGCGTCATGAGCCGGAACTGCAGCAACGAACCACGGCGGCTCATCGCCGCGACCGTGGGATGCGCCATTCCCGCTGATAAGAGCGCCTACGGATATATCAGCGAACATCACGCCTTCGGCCAGACCGAAAAAGAAGCCGGAGATTATGCTGAAGACCTCGCGGCGGCCATGCTCGCGTCGACACTGGGCATTGATTTCGATGTTGATGCAAGTTGGGACGAAAAGGAAGAGATATTCAAGATCAGTGGAAAGATCGTCAAGACCAGGAATATGACACAGTCCGCCATTGCGAAGAACGGCGGCTACACCTCGGTAGTGGCCGCGGCGGTGTTCCTCTTCTGA